The proteins below come from a single Drosophila suzukii chromosome X, CBGP_Dsuzu_IsoJpt1.0, whole genome shotgun sequence genomic window:
- the LOC108016565 gene encoding serine/arginine repetitive matrix protein 2, with the protein MSGNEDSMLIDFVSEHAETRNREQEQTMECDFDWSTIGVHDNRTTIRPNQLLQGQAENVMQWENNNVEERPLQLIQGQNPNVMQWENNVEERPLQMMVEEPSYSMISGEPSLETRSKELAFQNMMADRPLQRMVEEPSSEIISLEPSLQTKSKGIGLQNTMAERPLEKIIEVPSYKIISGEPSLETRSNELAIQNMMAERPLQRMVEEPSCEIISLEPSLKTKSKGIGLQDIMAERPLETIISGEPPLETKSKGVAFQNLTEERPFQRMVKKPLINIISGKAPLYRRSKKAARRNIKEERPLQRMVEEPSYKITSGEPTLETRSEELAFQSYRAESPSQRMVQEPPSNKVSGETKSKEQAFQNIMAERPLQRMVEDPSYNNISGEPPTKSKEQAFQNILAERPLQIMVEDPSYNNISGEPPTKSKEQAFQNILAERPLQIMVEDPSYNNISGEPPTKSKEQAFQNIMAERPLQRMVEDPSYNNISGEPPTKSKEQAFQNILAERPLQIMVEDPSYNNISGEPPTKSKEQAFQNILAERPLQIMVEDPSYNNISGEPPTKSKEQAFQNILAERPLQIMVEDPSYNNISGEPPTKSKEQAFQNIMAERPLQRMVEDPSYNNISGEPPTKSKEQAFQNILAERPLQIMVEDPSYNNISGEPPTKSKEQAFQNILAERPLQIMVEDPSYNNISGEPPTKSKEQAFQNILAERPLQIMVEDPSYNNISGEPPTKSKEQAFQNIMAESPLQRVVEDPSYNNISGEPPTKSKEQAFQNIMAESPLQRVVEDPSYNNISGEPPTKSKEQAFQNIMAESPLQRVVEDPSYNNISGEPPTKSKEQAFQNIMAERPLQRMVEDPSYNNISGEPPLETESKEKVFQKIMAERPLQRMVMEPSYNIISGDPPLESRSNELALQNIMTDPSPVTVEENQNPEPPASQDSGLPDPSEMLPLLDSMPTENDESLVRGISEWWDYLSDSDSGNQEYQRSGVFTANPNESQAQSYTEYGFNTIVNTTNPNCINTISVSYTRTISAPSKPTRGKFVKARNPRPKKEPAKRNWAAPAKPSISQLRREAAKRERLANRPPKKPRKTKQAAKASSDTNPGQNPDPADPSQPSTSAATKPPKRTYTKRANNANISKFDFNTEATVEANRPTEAVGPFEVSPVIPTIPIDPNIPTPTVRSIGKTIKPRAPRRKKAPVIPPEGSDETVPPEPKTKAPPKPRAPRKPRQTKASLKKQQEEEALRLLMPPPAPMEPIPTGMPMEPIPIGVPMESIPRPIENSATKELMESKTVSPIRIRMSVAGQYISPEQRTPQSWEKVQNSPIKPFAANNRATPRVPSRGKTMKNLMSVLNKKTPPRFPSDSPDYLDFPELSHPMADTVILEKSITPLNENPKDRFISRSRPVSVSSSSSGSSGSSRSSSSSSSSSGSSSSGSSSSGSSSSGSSSSGSSSSGSSSSGSSSSGSSSSGSSSSGSSSSASSCSSCSKKLKKKKPKLQKPDPPLQSSSQIYIGLGQRTNLESSPPPMTYVQNLHPPLKSSSQINTGWNQPTNLESPSPSMSHVQKSNPPLKSSSQINTGLDQPINLKSSSPTRMPVQSSDPPLESFSGINTDLGQPTNLESPSPPRTPCTNSLAFEDLLKALGSETFTMLSPIPSPPFDDLEQEEDMIPSPPLYEPYTGGRDRERTQMQTGVSMTQLHLIMEMQVENSAEQNGAQVTNWNLIQSATQVTSFQSEASVAINEPDVNFYDPKRFESNQYVNQTFTQQTQEYIQKPLNMPRPVKTRNVAGNSEVSKATNKPDVSSYDPKRFESNQYVNQTFTQQTQENIQKPLNMPRPVKTRNVAGNSEVSKATNKPDVSSYDPKRFESYVKPCGPNISRPNIPPHTPLAQVPKPEKSMPQKLSDEMKYVDQSIKNIAKKRILRPSRIPRPIKGYFSSKFKVSKSTNTPHDSFFNPKRLESNVEPSNPNNSRPYTQFEPMAERALQKLIDKTEYLDRNFQEHAQIPIQEPFKKPNPVETKCKSVSTHQPDVVSYDTNIFETYVNLCSPIELSDSELMDNLVKPTAPKNTNETENKDPIVQEHMVQEPEEKSLKGGSPATRDLMNILTNQTKKQSYAQVLIERPFEEPKSVAPVVKLEHSKDSLPISSNSINGSDGKPCHPKISQPEVKQYSTKLSELDIKPCNSNIPETDSKPCSPKTSTPAKRRYTKNKKMETQPKSPKPKKEPKKPKSPKPKKPRAPKPKTEEKKPRSRKQKIDEPKPESSKGTLTPKNSDPKLQDQIKQDEKENALETCKLQDVLSSPTEKQSEAQLSLLKPSDGKKQKPLKQKNDSQKPGSLKGTRTPKNSDPKLQDQVMENAKENSLKRVSFAKCKLPDVSSSPTENKSEAQKSLLKPSEESKSIKPDLKSCTDVNLSKPKPSESEIKFCIPTPLSQRRMSLPAISRPPKPVASETEPNLNTSNRKMAISKRRGSILIDALAKPKASTFEPEIKPPTSKKSVDQKISEADLKPLNKRTPAARRRSSVMIEPVKQKVRKTTNEPNVKTHIPEPDMKPGTSKATKPDMKPSTSKVTETDTKASTEYDNTPSTSEAGAQNNVQKPNTFIQYKIPKLRGGSNTPPITTEISEAENPIRSSNSIQANPVESSNSDTTEANPPKGYDSTQPNPGRRSDSFRPIPPRRNSYYSTDHPIGRAQSNDSPYSMPNHSNYPTNYLDDLQAYQRAQQMRRLQAYQEDEAYYRDSYYIEQQMRLNRYDDRLNRYDERLNQSYPEDYPIRRYPISPGVYRVRDPPPPYHPYRTAPPMRGRLPPERNLPMDNDLAYRSAYPYIDDPPLHEGHLNRGYTHAPAIYPEHRPLNFEISNRYRLNNLPQNTAPNPARPPQAETNDVSDNCSL; encoded by the exons ATGTCTGGAAACGAGGATTCTATGCTGATTGACTTTGTATCGGAACATGCCGAAACCAGGAATCGCGAGCAG GAGCAAACGATGGAATGCGATTTTGATTGGAGCACCATCGGGGTTCATGACAACCGGACAACCATTCGCCCAAATCAGCTGCTCCAGGGCCAAGCCGAAAATGTGATGCagtgggaaaataataatgtGGAAGAACGCCCTTTGCAGCTGATCCAGGGACAAAACCCAAATGTTATGCAGTGGGAAAACAACGTGGAAGAACGGCCTTTGCAGATGATGGTGGAGGAACCCTCGTACAGTATGATATCGGGGGAGCCATCATTGGAAACACGGTCCAAGGAACTAGCTTTTCAGAATATGATGGCTGATCGCCCTTTGCAGAGAATGGTGGAGGAACCCTCGTCTGAGATAATATCGTTGGAGCCATCATTGCAAACCAAATCCAAAGGAATCGGTCTCCAGAACACAATGGCAGAACGCCCTTTGGAGAAGATCATAGAGGTACCCTCTTACAAGATTATATCGGGGGAGCCATCATTGGAAACACGATCCAATGAACTCGCTATACAGAATATGATGGCAGAACGCCCTTTGCAGAGAATGGTGGAGGAACCCTCGTGTGAGATAATATCGTTGGAGCCATCATTGAAAACCAAATCCAAAGGAATCGGTCTCCAGGACATAATGGCAGAACGCCCTTTGGAGACGATCATATCGGGGGAGCCACCATTGGAAACAAAATCCAAAGGCGTCGCTTTCCAGAATTTAACTGAAGAACGCCCTTTTCAACGAATGGTGAAGAAACCCTTGATTAACATAATATCAGGGAAGGCACCATTATACAGAAGATCCAAGAAAGCCGCTCGTCGGAATATTAAAGAAGAACGCCCTTTGCAGAGGATGGTGGAAGAACCATCGTACAAGATAACATCAGGGGAGCCAACTTTGGAAACAAGATCTGAAGAGCTCGCTTTCCAGAGTTATAGAGCAGAAAGCCCTTCGCAGCGCATGGTGCAGGAACCTCCGTCCAATAAAGTATCAGGGGAAACCAAATCGAAAGAGCAAGCATTTCAAAACATAATGGCAGAACGCCCTTTGCAGAGGATGGTGGAGGATCCCTCTTACAATAATATATCAGGGGAACCACCAACCAAATCGAAAGAGCAAGCATTCCAAAACATATTGGCAGAACGCCCTTTGCAGATAATGGTGGAGGATCCCTCTTACAATAATATATCAGGGGAACCACCAACCAAATCGAAAGAGCAAGCATTCCAAAACATATTGGCAGAACGCCCTTTGCAGATAATGGTGGAGGATCCCTCTTACAATAATATATCAGGGGAACCACCAACCAAATCGAAAGAGCAAGCATTTCAAAACATAATGGCAGAACGCCCTTTGCAGAGGATGGTGGAGGATCCCTCTTACAATAATATATCAGGGGAACCACCAACCAAATCGAAAGAGCAAGCATTCCAAAACATATTGGCGGAACGCCCTTTGCAGATAATGGTGGAGGATCCCTCTTACAATAATATATCAGGGGAACCACCAACCAAATCGAAAGAGCAAGCATTCCAAAACATATTGGCAGAACGCCCTTTGCAGATAATGGTGGAGGATCCCTCTTACAATAATATATCAGGGGAACCACCAACCAAATCGAAAGAGCAAGCATTCCAAAACATATTGGCAGAACGCCCTTTGCAGATAATGGTGGAGGATCCCTCTTACAATAATATATCAGGGGAACCACCAACCAAATCGAAAGAGCAAGCATTTCAAAACATAATGGCAGAACGCCCTTTGCAGAGGATGGTGGAGGATCCCTCTTACAATAATATATCAGGGGAACCACCAACCAAATCGAAAGAGCAAGCATTCCAAAACATATTGGCGGAACGCCCTTTGCAGATAATGGTGGAGGATCCCTCTTACAATAATATATCAGGGGAACCACCAACCAAATCGAAAGAGCAAGCATTCCAAAACATATTGGCAGAACGCCCTTTGCAGATAATGGTGGAGGATCCCTCTTACAATAATATATCAGGGGAACCACCAACCAAATCGAAAGAGCAAGCATTCCAAAACATATTGGCAGAACGCCCTTTGCAGATAATGGTGGAGGATCCCTCTTACAATAATATATCAGGGGAACCACCAACCAAATCGAAAGAGCAAGCATTCCAAAACATAATGGCAGAAAGCCCTTTGCAGAGGGTGGTGGAGGATCCTTCTTACAATAATATATCAGGGGAACCACCAACCAAATCGAAAGAGCAAGCATTCCAAAACATAATGGCAGAAAGCCCTTTGCAGAGGGTGGTGGAGGATCCTTCTTACAATAATATATCAGGGGAACCACCAACCAAATCGAAAGAGCAAGCATTCCAAAACATAATGGCAGAAAGCCCTTTGCAGAGGGTGGTGGAGGATCCTTCTTACAATAATATATCAGGGGAACCACCAACCAAATCGAAAGAGCAAGCATTCCAAAACATAATGGCAGAGCGCCCTTTGCAGAGGATGGTGGAGGATCCCTCTTACAATAATATATCAGGGGAACCACCATTGGAAACCGAATCCAAAGAAAAAGTGTTCCAGAAGATAATGGCAGAACGCCCTTTGCAGAGGATGGTGATGGAACCCTCTTACAATATTATATCCGGAGACCCACCATTAGAAAGTAGATCCAACGAGCTCGCTTTGCAGAATATAATGACAGATCCATCACCAGTGACAGTGGAGGAAAATCAAAATCCAGAGCCTCCCGCATCGCAAGATTCCGGTTTACCAGAT CCCTCAGAAATGTTGCCGCTTCTGGATTCCATGCCCACCGAGAACGACGAAAGTCTAGTGAGGGGAATAAGTGAATGGTGGGATTATTTAAGTGATTCAGATTCAGGAAACCAAGAATATCAGAGAAGTGGAGTATTTACGGCCAATCCAAATGAATCGCAAGCTCAGTCATACACCGAATATGGTTTCAATACAATTGTTAATACAACCAACCCAAATTGTATTAATACGATTTCGGTAAGTTATACCAGGACTATCAGTGCTCCGTCCAAGCCAACCAGAGGGAAATTTGTCAAGGCAAGAAATCCCAGGCCCAAAAAGGAGCCGGCTAAGAGGAACTGGGCGGCTCCAGCTAAACCCAGTATTTCTCAGCTAAGGAGAGAGGCTGCCAAGAGAGAGAGGTTGGCGAACAGGCCTCCAAAAAAACCGAGAAAAACCAAACAGGCGGCCAAGGCATCTTCAGATACAAATCCAGGCCAAAATCCGGATCCTGCTGACCCATCTCAGCCCAGCACTTCTGCGGCAACCAAACCTCCAAAGCGAACTTATACTAAAAGAGCCAATAATGCAAATATATCGAAATTCGATTTTAATACCGAGGCTACTGTAGAAGCAAATCGGCCAACAGAAGCTGTAGGGCCTTTTGAAGTATCGCCCGTAATACCGACAATTCCAATAGATCCTAATATTCCAACTCCAACTGTACGGTCGATCGGCAAGACGATCAAACCAAGAGCCCCTAGGCGAAAAAAGGCTCCTGTTATACCACCAGAAGGATCAGATGAAACCGTACCACCAGAACCTAAAACCAAGGCACCACCTAAGCCTAGGGCCCCTCGAAAGCCTCGACAGACTAAGGCGTCTTTGAAAAAACAACAGGAGGAAGAGGCACTCAGGCTGCTTATGCCACCGCCAGCGCCAATGGAACCCATACCCACTGGGATGCCAATGGAACCCATTCCCATAGGGGTGCCAATGGAATCCATTCCAAGACCTATAGAAAACAGCGCCACGAAAGAGCTAATGGAATCAAAAACTGTGTCTCCGATTAGGATTCGAATGTCTGTTGCTGGGCAGTACATCAGTCCAGAACAGAGGACACCGCAATCTTGGGAAAAAGTCCAGAACTCGCCGATCAAACCATTTGCTGCTAATAACAGAGCCACTCCAAGGGTTCCAAGTCGGGGGAAGACCATGAAAAATTTGATGTCagtgttaaataaaaaaacccCCCCAAGATTTCCGTCAGATTCGCCAGATTATTTGGATTTCCCAGAGTTATCACATCCAATGGCTGACACAGTT ATTTTAGAAAAATCGATTACGCCCCTGAACGAGAACCCAAAAGATCGCTTCATATCAAGATCCCGACCTGTATCTGTATCAAGCTCTTCATCCGGATCTAGCGGGTCTTCCAGGTCCTCCTCATCGTCTTCTAGTTCTTCGGGATCATCCAGTTCGGGATCATCCAGTTCGGGATCTTCTAGTTCGGGATCTTCCAGTTCGGGATCTTCCAGTTCGGGATCTTCCAGTTCGGGATCTTCCAGTTCGGGATCTTCCAGTTCAGGATCTTCCAGTTCAGGATCTTCTAGTTCCGCATCTTCCTGTTCATCATGTTCAAAAAAACTCAAGAAGAAAAAGCCAAAATTACAGAAACCGGATCCACCACTACAATCTTCCTCACAAATTTATATCGGTTTGGGTCAACGAACTAATTTGGAGTCATCACCGCCACCGATGACGTACGTGCAAAATCTACATCCACCACTAAAATCTTCCTCACAAATAAATACCGGTTGGAATCAACCTACTAATTTGGAGTCACCATCGCCATCGATGTCACACGTGCAGAAATCGAATCCACCACTGAAATCTTCCTCACAAATAAATACCGGATTGGATCAACCAATTAATTTGAAGTCATCATCGCCAACGAGGATGCCTGTGCAGAGTTCAGATCCACCACTGGAATCTTTCTCAGGAATAAATACCGATTTGGGTCAACCAACTAATTTGGAGTCACCATCGCCACCGAGGACTCCCTGCACGAATTCACTAGCATTTGAAGATCTTCTGAAAGCTCTGGGAAGCGAAACCTTTACGATGTTATCGCCGATTCCCAGCCCACCATTTGATGATTTGGAGCAAGAAGAAGATATGATTCCATCACCTCCATTATATGAACCATACACTGGTGGCAGGGATAGGGAGAGAACTCAAATGCAAACTGGAGTATCGATGACACAGCTGCATCTT ATTATGGAAATGCAAGTCGAAAATTCAGCAGAACAAAATGGTGCTCAAGTAACTAATTGGAATCTCATACAAAGCGCAACTCAGGTGACATCTTTTCAATCTGAAGCTTCGGTAGCAATCAATGAACCAGATGTTAACTTCTATGATCCAAAGCGGTTTGAATCTAATCAATATGTGAATCAAACATTTACGCAGCAGACTCAAGAATATATTCAAAAGCCACTTAACATGCCAAGGCCAGTCAAAACTAGGAATGTAGCCGGAAATTCTGAAGTATCGAAAGCAACTAATAAACCAGATGTTAGCTCCTATGATCCAAAGCGGTTTGAATCTAATCAATATGTGAATCAAACCTTTACGCAGCAGACtcaagaaaatattcaaaagcCACTTAACATGCCAAGGCCAGTCAAAACTAGGAATGTAGCCGGAAATTCTGAAGTATCGAAAGCAACTAATAAACCAGATGTTAGCTCCTATGATCCAAAGCGGTTTGAATCTTACGTGAAACCCTGCGGTCCTAATATTTCAAGACCCAATATACCGCCCCATACTCCTTTAGCACAAGTCCCCAAACCGGAAAAATCGATGCCTCAAAAACTGAGTGATGAAATGAAATATGTGGACCAAAGCATTAAGAACATAGCTAAAAAACGTATTTTAAGGCCCTCTAGAATTCCAAGGCCAATCAAAGGATATTTCTCCAGTAAATTTAAAGTGTCGAAATCAACCAATACACCACATGATAGCTTCTTTAATCCAAAACGGCTTGAGTCTAACGTGGAACCCTCAAATCCCAATAATTCTAGGCCATATACTCAATTTGAACCTATGGCTGAGCGGGCTCTTCAAAAACTGATCGATAAAACGGAATATTTAGATCGCAATTTTCAGGAGCATGCTCAAATACCTATTCAAGAGCCCTTTAAAAAGCCCAACCCAGTCGAGACTAAATGCAAATCCGTTTCGACCCATCAACCAGATGTTGTCTCCTATGATACCAATATTTTTGAGACTTACGTGAATCTCTGTAGTCCTATAGAGCTCAGCGATTCGGAACTGATGGACAATCTGGTAAAGCCGACGGCtccaaaaaatacaaatgaaACCGAAAATAAAGATCCAATTGTCCAAGAACACATGGTGCAAGAGCCGGAGGAAAAATCTTTGAAAGGGGGTTCCCCAGCAACACGTGATTTGATGAATATTTTGACCAATCAGACTAAAAAACAATCCTACGCACAAGTGCTTATCGAAAGACCCTTTGAAGAACCTAAGTCCGTTGCACCTGTTGTAAAACTGGAACACTCAAAGGATTCTCTACCAATTAGCTCAAATTCAATAAATGGATCTGATGGGAAACCGTGTCATCCTAAAATATCCCAACCAGAAGTGAAACAATATAGTACCAAACTTTCTGAACTAGATATCAAGCCATGTAACTCAAACATACCTGAAACAGATTCGAAACCCTGCAGTCCCAAAACTTCCACACCAGCAAAACGAAGGTATacgaaaaataagaaaatggaGACTCAACCGAAGTCTCCGAAACCTAAAAAGGAACCGAAAAAACCAAAGTCTCCGAAACCGAAAAAACCGAGGGCTCCGAAACCTAAAACGGAAGAGAAAAAGCCGAGGTCTCGGAAACAAAAAATTGATGAGCCAAAACCAGAGTCTTCAAAGGGCACTCTGACACCGAAGAATTCAGATCCGAAGCTCCAGGACCAGATTAAACAAGACGAAAAGGAAAACGCTTTAGAAACGTGTAAATTACAAGATGTTTTATCAAGCCCGACAGAAAAGCAATCTGAGGCACAATTATCTCTTCTGAAGCCCAGTGACGGGAAAAAACAGAAGCctctaaaacaaaaaaatgattCGCAAAAGCCAGGGTCTTTAAAGGGGACTCGTACACCGAAGAATTCAGATCCAAAATTGCAGGACCAGGTTATGGAAAACGCAAAGGAAAACTCTTTAAAACGCGTTAGCTTTGCAAAGTGTAAATTACCAGATGTTTCATCAAGCCCGACAGAAAATAAATCTGAGGCACAAAAATCACTTCTGAAGCCCAGTGAAGAGTCCAAGTCAATCAAACCAGATTTAAAATCCTGTACTGATGTGAATCTTTCGAAACCCAAGCCCTCTGAATCGGAAATTAAATTCTGTATTCCTACACCTTTGTCACAGCGAAGGATGTCTTTGCCAGCGATTTCAAGGCCCCCAAAACCAGTCGCTTCGGAGACAGAACCAAATTTGAATACCTCCAATCGTAAAATGGCTATTTCTAAGCGAAGAGGATCGATACTAATTGATGCATTAGCAAAACCCAAGGCCTCAACTTTTGAGCCGGAGATCAAACCCCCTACTTCTAAAAAGTCCGTTGATCAGAAAATATCGGAGGCAGATCTGAAGCCCCTTAACAAGAGAACACCAGCAGCAAGGCGTCGTTCTTCGGTAATGATTGAACCAGTAAAACAAAAGGTCCGAAAAACAACTAATGAACCAAATGTTAAAACACACATTCCTGAACCTGATATGAAACCAGGTACTTCTAAAGCTACCAAGCCTGATATGAAACCAAGTACTTCAAAAGTTACCGAAACAGATACTAAAGCGAGTACTGAGTACGATAATACACCCAGTACGTCTGAAGCTGGTGCACAAAATAACGTCCAAAAACCAAATACGTTTATTCAGTATAAAATTCCAAAGCTGCGAGGAGGATCAAAT ACACCACCGATAACAACTGAGATCTCCGAAGCGGAGAATCCGATTCGAAGTTCTAATTCCATTCAAGCAAATCCGGTTGAAAGTTCTAATTCTGATACCACTGAAGCGAATCCGCCTAAAGGTTATGATTCCACACAACCGAATCCGGGCAGAAGATCTGATTCCTTTAGACCAATTCCTCCTAGAAGGAACAGTTATTATTCCACTGACCATCCAATAGGAAGGGCTCAGAGCAATGATTCGCCCTATTCGATGCCAAACCATTCTAATTATCCAACGAACTACTTAGATGACCTTCAGGCTTATCAGAGAGCCCAACAAATGAGAAGACTTCAGGCTTATCAGGAGGATGAGGCGTATTACAGGGATTCATATTATATTGAGCAGCAGATGAGACTCAATCGCTATGACGACAGGCTCAATCGCTATGATGAGAGACTCAATCAATCCTATCCAGAGGATTACCCGATAAGACGTTATCCAATCTCTCCGGGGGTCTATCGCGTGAGGGATCCTCCTCCGCCCTATCACCCCTATCGCACCGCCCCACCGATGAGAGGTCGTCTGCCTCCTGAACGGAACCTTCCGATGGACAACGATTTGGCTTATCGATCGGCCTATCCCTATATTGACGATCCGCCCCTACATGAAGGCCATCTTAACAGAGGTTATACGCATGCGCCAGCAATTTATCCAGAACACCGTCCGCTTAATTTTGAAATCTCAAACAGATATAGATTAAACAATTTGCCTCAAAATACAGCACCAAATCCAGCGCGACCACCACAA GCCGAAACTAACGACGTTAGTGATAATTGCTCTTTATAG
- the LOC108016691 gene encoding putative inorganic phosphate cotransporter, producing MADRGGEVAGVKDRKERYATDKEIPRWRKTRFFVVLMLFTGMANAYVMRTNMSVAIVAMVNHTAISDPDTDTVGQSLEDGEFVWSYKLQGYILSSFFYGYVITQIPFGLMIKYFGARHFLGWGMMINSLAAFFVPISARSGGAVGLCVVRFIQGLGEGPIVPCSHSLLAQWVPPDERSLAGAAVYAGAQFGTIVSMPLSGLLAHYGFDGGWPSIFYVFGLLSTIWCILFIWLVQESPAVSTRIREAERQHIMEAIWQQNQPAETGKIPFLGIAKSPAFYAILVAHAGQNYGYETLMTMLPTYMYRVLDVNIKSNGLISSLPYLAMWILAIMFGILADCLIRRNCSITVIRKMMNSLGQYGPAVALISVGFVHHSLWLTCLIFIVGMGLNGAIYSGFKINHLDLSSRFAGFLISITNCVANLVGLLAPMVAGHVIDQRPCVENWRIVFFIAAGVFIFTASFYNIFASGKPQW from the coding sequence ATGGCCGACAGAGGTGGCGAGGTGGCGGGGGTCAAGGATCGGAAGGAACGCTATGCCACCGACAAGGAGATCCCCAGGTGGCGGAAGACCCGCTTCTTTGTCGTCCTGATGCTCTTCACCGGCATGGCCAATGCCTATGTGATGCGGACGAACATGTCGGTGGCCATTGTGGCCATGGTCAACCACACGGCGATCTCGGATCCGGACACCGACACGGTGGGTCAGTCGCTGGAGGACGGGGAGTTCGTGTGGAGCTACAAGCTGCAGGGCTACATCCTGTCCAGCTTCTTCTACGGCTATGTGATTACCCAGATACCCTTCGGCCTGATGATCAAGTACTTCGGTGCCCGGCACTTCCTTGGCTGGGGCATGATGATCAATTCGCTGGCCGCCTTCTTTGTCCCAATCTCGGCGAGATCGGGTGGTGCGGTGGGCTTGTGTGTGGTGCGATTCATCCAGGGCCTGGGCGAAGGACCCATAGTACCTTGTTCGCACTCCCTGCTGGCCCAGTGGGTGCCACCCGACGAGAGATCCCTGGCCGGAGCAGCGGTCTATGCAGGTGCCCAGTTCGGGACCATTGTCTCCATGCCCCTGAGTGGTCTGCTGGCCCACTATGGCTTCGATGGCGGCTGGCCATCCATATTCTATGTCTTCGGACTGCTCAGCACCATCTGGTGCATCCTCTTCATCTGGCTGGTGCAGGAGAGTCCGGCTGTGAGTACTCGCATCCGGGAGGCGGAACGGCAACACATCATGGAGGCCATTTGGCAGCAAAATCAGCCGGCGGAGACGGGCAAGATACCCTTCCTGGGCATAGCCAAGTCACCGGCCTTCTATGCCATTCTGGTGGCCCATGCGGGTCAGAACTATGGCTATGAAACGCTGATGACCATGCTGCCCACCTATATGTACAGAGTGCTGGATGTGAACATCAAGTCCAATGGCTTGATATCCTCGCTGCCCTACCTGGCCATGTGGATTTTGGCCATTATGTTTGGCATACTGGCCGACTGCCTCATCCGGCGGAACTGTTCCATCACCGTGATCCGCAAGATGATGAACAGTTTGGGCCAGTATGGACCCGCCGTGGCCCTGATCTCAGTGGGCTTCGTCCACCACAGCCTGTGGCTCACCTGCCTTATCTTCATAGTCGGCATGGGCTTGAACGGAGCCATCTACTCCGGCTTCAAGATCAACCACTTGGATCTCTCCTCCCGCTTCGCCGGCTTTCTCATCTCCATCACCAATTGTGTGGCCAATCTGGTGGGTCTGCTGGCTCCCATGGTGGCCGGTCATGTGATCGACCAGAGGCCCTGCGTGGAAAACTGGCGGATTGTCTTTTTCATCGCCGCTGGTGTTTTCATTTTCACTGCCAGCTTTTACAATATATTTGCCAGTGGCAAGCCGCAGTGGTAA
- the LOC108016718 gene encoding uncharacterized protein produces the protein MSSWSADRAPNIQNYRHGGSECCWLRHPISPEDTMTRLALRYDTSIGHICRANRMHWQDVLQTRSHIWVPVPIRRNQRPIEVQECQQIPARNVTPISLASPKSLPPHFYRQSAPNPNHFAEEGDPLLITTKITSSNPLNQRHSPVFR, from the coding sequence ATGAGTAGTTGGTCGGCTGATCGGGCTCCCAATATCCAAAACTATCGACACGGGGGATCGGAGTGCTGCTGGCTTAGGCATCCCATCTCCCCAGAGGACACGATGACCCGACTGGCCTTAAGGTATGACACCAGCATAGGTCACATATGCCGGGCCAATCGGATGCACTGGCAGGATGTCCTGCAGACACGTAGCCACATTTGGGTCCCAGTGCCCATTCGAAGGAATCAACGCCCAATAGAGGTCCAGGAATGTCAGCAGATCCCCGCCAGAAACGTAACGCCCATTTCCTTGGCCAGCCCAAAAAGCTTGCCACCCCATTTTTACCGCCAAAGTGCTCCAAATCCAAATCACTTTGCCGAGGAGGGAGATCCCCTGCTGATCACCACCAAAATCACATCGAGCAACCCTCTCAACCAGAGGCACTCGCCCGTTTTTCGCTGA